The Arachis hypogaea cultivar Tifrunner chromosome 14, arahy.Tifrunner.gnm2.J5K5, whole genome shotgun sequence genome has a segment encoding these proteins:
- the LOC112740660 gene encoding mogroside I-E synthase-like, whose product METKAIATRPHCLVLSFPGQGHINPMIQFSKLLVHEGVKITLATTCFYSKTLQNVPPYISLESISDGFHNGGFGEAGTFKAYLGRFWQVGPPTLVDLIEKLAKLGNPIDCIIYDSVAPWALDVAKRFGIVGASYFTQNMAVNSIYYHVQLGKIKVPLIESEISLPSMPKLQLCDMPSFFHNCDDEDLALLGLVVGQFSNVDKADWVLCNSFYELDKEVTDWTTKIWPKFRTIGPNIPSVFLDKRIKDDEDYGAAAFKSEEECMEWLDNKPNGSVVYVSFGSLVPLDEEQMREIAYGLRDSNHYFLWVVRTSEEIKLPKDFAKKSEKGLVVTWCSQLKVLSHQSVACFVTHCGWNSTLESLSLGVPTIVVPQWSDQITNAKYMVDVWKVGIRVPINEKKIVKSEALRDCIKEMMECEKGKDMKNNAMQWKSLVLKAVSDGGGSSYENIMEFVNSLFTCSQLQVIS is encoded by the exons ATGGAGACCAAAGCCATAGCTACAAGACCACATTGTTTGGTGTTATCATTCCCAGGTCAAGGCCACATAAACCCCATGATTCAGTTCTCAAAGCTCTTGGTACATGAAGGGGTGAAAATAACACTAGCCACCACATGTTTTTACTCCAAGACCTTACAAAATGTGCCACCTTACATATCACTTGAATCAATCTCTGATGGGTTTCACAATGGTGGGTTCGGTGAAGCTGGAACCTTTAAGGCCTATTTGGGCCGGTTTTGGCAAGTGGGCCCACCAACCCTTGTTGATCTTATAGAAAAGCTTGCTAAATTAGGAAACCCAATAGATTGCATTATCTATGATTCAGTGGCACCATGGGCATTAGATGTTGCCAAAAGATTTGGCATAGTAGGTGCTTCTTACTTCACTCAAAATATGGCTGTGAATAGCATATATTATCATGTTCAATTGGGAAAGATTAAGGTTCCTCTGATTgagagtgaaatttcacttcctTCTATGCCTAAACTTCAACTTTGTGATATGCCTTCTTTCTTCCACAATTGTGATGATGAAGATTTGGCTTTGCTTGGCTTGGTAGTGGGTCAATTCTCCAACGTTGACAAAGCTGATTGGGTCCTATGCAATTCATTTTATGAGCTGGACAAAGAG GTGACAGATTGGACTACCAAGATTTGGCCAAAATTTAGAACCATCGGACCAAATATTCCCTCTGTATTTTTGGACAAACGAATTAAGGATGATGAAGATTATGGAGCTGCAGCAttcaagagtgaagaagaatgcaTGGAATGGCTAGACAATAAACCAAATGGATCGGTTGTTTATGTCTCATTTGGGAGCTTGGTTCCTCTTGATGAGGAACAAATGAGAGAAATAGCATATGGTCTAAGAGATAGTAATCATTATTTTTTGTGGGTGGTTAGAACCTCTGAAGAGATTAAACTTCCAAAAGATTTTGCAAAGAAATCAGAGAAGGGTTTGGTAGTAACATGGTGCTCCCAATTGAAAGTACTATCTCATCAATCTGTGGCATGTTTTGTAACACATTGTGGTTGGAATTCTACATTGGAATCTTTGAGTTTAGGAGTTCCAACTATTGTAGTGCCTCAATGGTCTGATCAAATCACAAATGCAAAGTATATGGTTGATGTTTGGAAAGTGGGAATTAGAGTTCCAATTAATGAGAAAAAGATTGTGAAGAGTGAAGCATTGAGGGATTGCATAAAAGAAATGATGGAGTGTGAGAAAGGAAAAGACATGAAGAATAATGCCATGCAATGGAAATCTTTGGTTCTGAAAGCTGTTAGCGATGGAGGTGGAAGTTCTTATGAAAACATCATGGAATTTGTGAATAGCTTGTTTACATGCTCTCAATTACAAGTTATTTCTTAG